DNA from Rhipicephalus sanguineus isolate Rsan-2018 chromosome 11, BIME_Rsan_1.4, whole genome shotgun sequence:
GCGAAGTCGACATGTCCCCTTTCACACCCGATGAGGTCTTGACGCGTCTGCGCAAGTCGGAAAACACGGCCCCAGGGGGTGACCGCCTCACATACCATCACTGGAAGACGGTCGACCCTGAAGCCCTCTTCCTGACTGCGCTCTTCAACGCTTGCGTTCATCATCGACGAACACCCGACTCATGGCGCACGAGCCGCACCGTGTTAATTCACAAGAAGGGCGACCCCCAGGTGCCCAGCAACTGGCGGCCAATCGCCCTCGGCAGTACGGCATCGAAGCTTTATGCGAAGTGCCTGGCTGCCCGGCTCCAGGACTGGATCCTCCGCCATAACGTCCTATCCCGCTGCCAGAAGGGTTTCCTGCCTTATGACGGCGTCTTTGAGCTGAACTACATCTTACAGCGACGACTCGACGCCGCCAGAGGCGGGGGCCCGGACCTCTGCGCAGCGATGCTCGACTTTACAAACGCTTACGGATCGGTCACCCACCCTGCCCTTCTCGCTGCACTTCGAGGCGCCGGAGCTGGCGATCTGTTCACGGCACTCATCGGCGACCTTTACACCGGCAACCGCACGTGCGTCATCGCGGCCGAAGGCGTCTCCGAGCCCATACCCATCCTGGCCGGACTACGCCAAGGGTGCCCACTCAGCGGATTGCTCTTCAACTTAGTCGTGGATCCGATAATCCGAGACGTGCAGGGCGACGACACCGAGCACAACGTACTAGCGTACGCTGATGATCTTACTCCCCTGGCGACGTCCCCAGAAGATCTCCAGCGCCGTATTGACCGCATCGAGGCCCTCGCAACCGACCTCGGTCTCGCCTTGAACCCAGCCAAGTGTTCTTCCATGCACTTGTCTGGAGCGACGCCTGTCGGTATGCGCCCAACGGTCTTCTTGGTCTCGGGAACGCCCATCGCGGTCGTCCGTGACTTCGCCGCCCAGCGTTTTCTTGGTCGACCGGTCGGCTTCCGCGTCATCCCTTCCACCGGCCCCGCCATCGACTCCGCCATCGCAACGGCTCAGAAGATCATGGCGTCAATGTTAGCGCCGTGGCAGCGACTGGACGCCCTGCGTACTTTCGTCTTCCCGGCGCTGAACTTTCCCATGCGATGCGGAGTACACTCTAAGACCGACTGGCAACGCCTAGACGACGCCATCCGGCCGCTAGTCAAGAGGACGCTCTACCTCCCCAGCAACGCCTCCAATCACTACGTATATGGCAGCGCTAGGGCTGGAGCTGCGGCGATTCCCTTGGCGGCGGAACTAAGCGACGCCTGCCGCATTGACAACGCTTACAAGCTCCTCACCACGGCCGATTTGGAGCTACGGGACCAGGCCCACACCGACGCCTACTCGGTCGCCTCGGCTCGTCTCGGCTGGGAAGTTACCCGCGCCGAGCTCGAAACGTTCCTGGCGGGAGAGACGGAGGGTGTCTTCCGAGCGccggccacccagctgcgctctgtCTGGACAGAGGCCCGGAAGGCGTCCCGACGACTACACGTCACCTGGTCACTCGATCCGGCAGACACCCGCATTTCTTTTGGCGACACAACCATCACCCCTGCCCATCGCTGTCGGGTGATGCGTTCCTTGCACGAGTATCAAGCGTCGGACCGGGACACTGCCCTCCATGACCAACCAAACCAGGGCAAAGTCATGGCCTGTGTTGCCGCGGACCGCGCCAGCGCCCACTTCTTCAGGACCGGCGCATTCACACGGTTCTCCGATTGGCGTTTTATCCACCGTGCGCGGCTTAACCTCCTGCCGCTGAACGGAGCCCGCATGTGGGGAACGGCTGACCGGGACCAAAGGTGCAGGACGTGCGGTTACGCTCGGGAGACCCTGCCGCACGTGCTATGCCACTGCATGACTCGCAGTGCGGCATACACGGCTCGCCACAACACCATCGTGGCCCGCATCCGCTCCGCTGCATCGACGAAGTTCACGGTGGCCTTCGAAAATCGCCCGGTTGGAGACACTGCCCTGCGCCCAGACCTCGTCCTCGTTTCCGGCGAGGAGGCCCTGGTGTTGGATGTCGCGTGTCCCTTTTGACAACACCCCGGCCGCGTTCACCAACGCCAGGAATGAGAAACTCGCCAAGTATCAGCCCGTGGCTACATACCTACGGCGCCGCTACCAGCGAGTCTCCATCCACGCGGTACTCGTCGGGGCCCTCGGCTCGTGGGACCCGGAGAATGACCGCGTACTACGGCGGTTCTGCTCACGCCCGTACCTTCGACTTTTCAAGAAGTTGTGCGTGAGCGACGTGATCGCGGCCTCGCGCGGCATTTACCACGACCACGTCGGCGCCGGTCGCCCGCCCGGTGTGTGATGTGAGTGTGTGCCGTGTTCCGTGTCCATAGAGTCCCTGCTGTGTCATTGTGGTGTGTGTGCTGCCCGCCCCTGTGGTGCTCCTTAGTGCTGTGTCTGTGCTCCGCTCAAGTGTGGTTTCGTCTACGTTCTTCCACGCGCTCTGCCGACTCGTCGGTCCCGGACCGTCGACGTCTCAAGCACCACGTGAACAGTGCAGGCTGTTTCTCCAAGCCCCACCGCACTTCCTTTAACATTCAATAAAAAATCTGTTCTTATCAGCTTAATATCTGATACGGGTCCTATTTGGACCCAAGATATTAAACTTATTTTTGGAATGGGGCGGAGTGCTTGAAGCTTGCTTCACCTCCGCCACGGGTTGGCCCGGTATTGCActatctccgggatcggcccactcacCCCCTCGGGGGTGAGAATATTGCAGTCTAAAATGAGGTGGAAGCGTGATTGTACTAATCGTGAAATGTATGCCTTGTCTGGGGATGTTTCCGCACGCTGGTCTCCACCCGCTcggccgccccggctgacgcggtttttGCGTGCGCGCGCGGTGAATGTTTCGCTCTTCGTGCAGCTCGTTGTTGGTGCGACAGATGTTTCGTTGTTGTATTATATATTGCAATAGCGAGGGGGATGAGACGAGAGGACAACAATTTTGGCACTCTCGGCTTTTGAAAAGATTCGATGACGTTGTGCACaatggagagaaataaacgtttcgaTTTTCGATATTTTGCATCTGTGTGCGTCCGTGTGGTCAGCGCTCACATTTCAAGCAGCACGCATACAGTTGCACACGCAAAGATACCCCTTTCGTAGCCTTGCGCTTCATGAAACCAAAGCAAACGACGGATGAACAAATATATAAAGACCTGGAACATGTGTTGTCATCACCAGCGCAATGGCCGAGAGCACAAATTCATCAGGTATCGAAACGTGCGGTGGGTGCCAGCAACGAATCGCCCCTGCCGCTGGTGAAATCTGTGGCCCACCGtcggcggacacaagaaaagcacacgaacacgcgtACCCGGAGCTGCGCTTGAAACGAATTCTCGCTCGTCGGGGCACCACTGCACCGGGTGCGTGGTGCGACTTTCGTTGTTTCTCAATTTTGGAGGGAACAGTGTATAAGTAAGACGTGGTCTCCACGTCTTACTTATACACTGTTCCCTCCAAAAGAGACTTCTTTCTGCCGACAtgcggtgctttcgatgcacatgTAAAGGTCACCGAGCGAGGGATTGCAGGCGTTCAATTACATGCTCGGACTGCAAAGGTCGTCATGCAACCAGTATGTGCGACCCAGATAAGCTAAGGCGAAAGCACCGGGAAGACGTCAAAATGACCGGTGATGTCTCCAGACCAGGAAACGAAAAAACAATGACTACCATGCAGAAGCGTCGGTGGACCTCACAAGGGAGCACGGAACCCTCGTCGTCAAAGACAGTTGACTCCCGATTCATGGACATGATCAGTCGGCCAGACAAGACAAACTATACAAGATTGGACGAGATCACCTtacaggaaaaagaaacactCCAGCGCCTGCAGCCGGACTTTCTTGCTAACCAAAAGCGAGCGGTTACCTTTAATGGTAACTAAGATGTATGAGCTGCGATTGAAGTTGCGCGAGGAGCAGACTGCTCGTGAGTGGGAGCGCAGAGCccatgaaaacaagctgaaggaACTTCAACTCCTGCTTATCGATGAACGAACTCATCGCGAGAACACCGAATACAAATTAAAGGAAGCTATGAGGAAACCTGCGCAGGCAGAATTAGTGAATGAGTACGAGTTCAAACTGGAGAAGCTGACTCAGAAGTTGGACGAGGTGCGAAAATGGCTGCTTGCATCAGAGGGCGTTCTACGACAGGCTTACTCAATGCTGCTCAAGAATCGGCAGTTGGTCGCCCATCACCAGCAGGACgaattggaaaaaagaaagaggcagcAAGGACTTACCTTCGATTGTCTGCACAAGGAGACGATAGGAAGAAAGGCGCAGGTGGCTAGCCTGGATTGCCTTCTGCAGAGGTTTTCCCAGGCAGCAGGAACACATGATCGGTTGCGAGTGCAAGACCGCTCTGCTACCCAGCGGATTCGAGAGCGACCTTCAGTGCTCAACCAAGAAGATGCATACTCAGAAAATAATATGGGCATCAGTGACAGGGCTACAGAACGGCTTTCACAGGCGAGAGGAGCTTCGGCAACTGAAGGGGGAGTCCGAAAAGTAGAAGGCTGACACCTTCATGCCACGTCGAGGAAGCGGAAGGATCGACACGTACGGAGGTAATACAGCAAACGCCTGACCGTACATACGAGACACCACTGCGCGGTCGGAaatgtgttgaatttcccgcgttcagcctgctgggagaagacgagctttgggccagcgagtgcgtgagcgcgttctaccaggaacgaaggagccatctttaggttctgggctcatgcggacgccaaTAACCGTCTGTATGAGCTTGTAACTCCGCGTCGGCTgttatttgtgccacatatttaaCAAACTCTCACGGACATTGGAGGTTCCAGTGACAGCAATGGGAGATGCTTATGCGCTTATGGTGCTGCGGCATCCACAAATTCTAATATTTTCTCGGTCATTTGGCTAAAATAAGGTAACTTAGAAGCAGCTTTCGCGGACTTTGGATCCCCCACCAGAGAGCTGTGGGAGATGTTTATGGTGCGGAGGGATCCACAAATTCTAACGTCTTCTCGGCCATTTGGGTAAGTTACGCTACGGCAGAAGCAGGTGTCACGGATATTGGACTACCACCAGAGAGCAGTCGGAGATGCTTTTGCATTTATGGTACTGCGGCATCCACAAATTCTGACGTGTTCTCGGCCATTTGTCTGAGATTGGGTACGGCAGAAGCAGTTTTCACGGATATTTGAGGTCCCACCAGAGAGCACTGGGAAATGTTTATGCGTTTATGGTGTTGCGGCATCCACAAAGTGTAATTTTTTATCGGCAATTATAGGATATGGCAGCAGCAGCTTTCACGGACATTGGAGGTCCATCTGGAGATCAGCGGGATATGTTTCTGCGTTTATGGTGCTGCGGCATCCACAAATTCTAACGACTTCTCGGCCATTTGGCTAAGATAGGGtaccacagaagcagctttcacggACATTGGAGGTCCCATCAGAGAGCATTGGGAGATGTTTACGCGTTTAGGTGCTgcggcatccacaaattccactGTTTTCTCGGCCATGTGGCTAAGATAGGCAGCGACAGAACCAGCTTTCACGGACACACCAGAGAGCTGTGGGAGATGTTTCTGCGTTTATTGTGTTACGGCATCCTCAAATTCTAACGTTTTCTTGGCCATTTGGCTAAGATAGGCTACGACAGAAGCAACTTTCACGGATATTGGAGATTCCACCAGAGAGCAGTAGGAGATTTTTATCCGTTTATGGTGCTGCGGCATCCACAAATTTTAATCTTTTCTGGGCCATttcgctaagatatgcttcgACAGAATCAGCTTTCACAGACATTGGAAGTTCCACCAGTGAACAGCGGGAGCTGTTTATGCCCTTATGGTGCTGCGGCATCCACAAATTCTAATGTTTTCTCGCTCATTTGGCTAAGTTAGGCTATGATAGAAGCAGGTGTCACGGATATTGGAGTACCACCAGAGAGCAGTGGGGAATTTTTGTGCGTTAATGGTATATCGGCATCCACACGTCTTCTCGGCCATTTGGCTAAGATTGGCTACGACAGAAGCATATTTCACGGACATTTACGGCCTCACTAGAGAGCAGTGGGAGATGTTTATGCGTTTATGGTGTTGCCGCATCCACAAATTCTGTTGTTTTCTCGGCCATTTGGCTAAGATAGGCTAcaacagaagcagctttcacggACATTGGAGATCCCGCCAGAGGGCAGTGGGAGATATTTCTGCGTTTATGGTGCTGCGGCTTCCACATTGTTTTCTCAGCCATTTGGCTAAGATAGTCTacgacagaagcagctttcacggTCATTAGAGGTCCCACCAAAGAGCAGTGGGAGATGTTTCTGCGTTTATGGTGCTGCGGCGTTCACAAATTCTAATGACTTCTCGGCCATTTGGCTAAGATAGGGTacgacagaagcagctttcatGAACATTGGTGACCCGACCAGAGAGCAGTGGAAGATGTTTATGCGTTTATGGTGCTGCGGCATCCACAAATTCTAATGTTTTCTCGGCCTTTTGGCGAAGATAGGCTGCAACAGAAGCAGGTGTCACCGATCGGATTTCCACCAGAGAGCAGTGGGAGATGTTTATGCGTTTATGGTACTGCAGCATCCACCAATTTTAAGGTCttggccttttggctaagatagGCTACGACAGAAGCAGGTTTCACGGACATTTGAGGTCCCACCAGAGAACACTGGGAGATGTTTCTTCGTTTATGGTGCAACGGCATCCACATATTCTAATGTTTTCTCGGCTATTTGGTTAAGATAGGCTACGCCAGAAGCAGCTTTCACAGACCTTCGAGGTCCCACCAGAGAGATGTTTGTGGTGTTGCGGTATCCACAAATTCTAACGTCTTCTCGGCCATTTGGATAAGATAGGATACGACAGAAGCAGCGCTCATGGAGAATGGAAGTCTCACCACAGAGCAGTGGGAGATTTTTATGTATTTTTGTTGCTGCGGCATCCACAAACTTTTCTCGGCCATTTGGCCAAGACAGGCTacgacagaagcagctttcacggACATTTGAGGTCCCAACAGAGAGCAGTGGGAGATGTTTCTGCGTATTTGGTGCTGCGGCATTCACAAATTCTAATGTTTTCTCGGCCATTTGCTTTCAAATGAGCTTTCATGTGAAATCCAACATCGCTGCACAGAGGTCGGGGACCCCACCTCTGACGGCGTCCAAACGGCGCTGCAAGATGTAACTTAACTCAAAGACGCCGTCATATGGCAAGAACCCGTTCTGGCAGCGGGAAAGAACATTGTGGCGCAGGATCGAATCTTGTGGTCGGGCGGCCAGGCACTTAGCATAGAGTTTGGAAGCCATGCTGCCGAGGGCGATAGGACGCCAGTTGCTGGGCACCTGGGGGTCGCCTTTGTTATGGATCAGCACGGTGCGACTCGTGCGCCAGGAGTCGGGGGTCTGCCTGTGGTGAATGCAGGCTTTGAAAAGCGCTGCGAGGAATATGGCCTCAGGGTCGACTGTCTTCCAATGGTGAAAGGTAAGGCGATCACCACCCGGGGCCTTATTCTCGGACTTGCGTAGTCGCAAGAGGACCTCGTCTGGCGTGAAGGGCGACGTGTCAACCTCTCCTGTTGCGGGAACCCGGCGAAAGATGGACGTGTCCTCATCTCGTGAGGCCCACGTTGACCTCCAATGATTTTGCAGGTCCGTGAGCGAGATCGTGCACTGTTGAGACGGGACGTCAAGGATAAGACGAACCGCGTGTCGCTGGTTGCGCTGGTATAAACGCTGAATATCAGCCGCGTTCTCCGGGCTGAGGGGCCGATGCGGAGGGTTGGGCCTATAGCACTCTGAAATGTGGTTCCGAAAAACACGGCGCGGAAAAACACATCAGACTACCCACTACCAGTTCAcgtcccaagtgtgtcgtgccagaagaagaagaaaagtgtgCCACAGATGCCCCCCCCTGCAggcaagtggccgtgggcacttgaagaaaaaaaatgatcagacggagcttgtcagaatgggtgccggcttgatcctttcgatgctgactgtgtcttcatgcccattacggaGGATTGTGAAATGATGTtgagaacgcttgatgactgggaaagtaccgtcatagcgaggctgaaaaGAACGGCGAGACGCATCAACACGAACAGAAACGCGTggagatgtctgtaggtttgccggcagaaaaacatcgttcttagtgtgagctgaagttttgcatgaagatccgcaggcgctggacgaaagaagatggatccgaaacactctccgtagtaacggggctgacgggGTCATCAGGCAAaaggagtgtgcagccataaaccatctctgctacagagcaggcaagttctggccgaagtgttgaacaaCGGCCaagaagcacgatggggaggtgtgatacccaatcttcggcgtgaggctgcgaggcgagtgctgcttttagatgacgatgCAGTCTCTCTAAAatgccatttgatgctggatgatacgcagttgtgcgaatgcgcgcacaacccagtagagatgtgacagaggtgaaaagcgctgactcaaactgtctgcctcgatcagtagtcactgttgatggtacaccgaaacggctaatgcAGGTAGCAAGAAaagtacgagcaactgtttctgccgtgatatcaggcattggagctgcttcaggccacctagcgtacctgtcaatacacgtaagcaaatacgtatatCCCCGGCATGGAGGTAAAGGTCCGACAATGTCCAagtgaatggtgtcgaaacgtacACCAGGGAGAGAacattttccccatggaggcttggtgtgccgttgtaccttgatacgctgacacgctgtacAAGtccgaacccagtcacgaatgtcagcCGGTATGCGCGGCCAGACGTAGCGTTCAGTGACGAGGTGTTGCGTatctcttacgcctggatggcagattgAGTgaagggtgtcaaaaacagcacgacgcagatgtgaaggaacatagatacgagtgcagttgtgtgaaacatcgcaccagagcgtaacgtcgtcgtcgggaaagttgacttgttccagtcggaggaaTGTAGAGGATCGGAGTCGTGGGAGCTCATCGTCTAATGTCTGTGCCTCTGCGAGCgtagacaatgaaaggtcggtggtgcctgtcgtggcattgatggtaatacgactgagagcgtccgctgtactgttaaagctgcctttcacATAACGTATGTCTATGGTGAATTCGGGAATGAAAGCAAGGTGTCGAAATTCTCTAGGAGTGTgtgtggcactgcaggaacgtaaagctgACACAAGTGGCTTGTgatcggtaagaatggcaaattgtcgcccttcaaggaagtacctgaaatgcttcaccgcaaggtaggccgcgaggagctcccgtccgaaagtactgtatcggtgctcagtgtcgcgtaacttgcttgcaaagaaggaaattggagcccatgcaccttTGATCCATTGATGAGAGCGGCTCCAAccgcttctgaagaagcgtccaccatgaggctagtgggagcaatTGGTGAAGGGTGGTGCAGCAGGTGGCCTGGGCGTGTTTTgtcttaacggcggcaaaagcttTATCCGCGACCGTGTcgcagggaagtgcggctgactcggcttgcgaagtcgagagtagtgcttccagaggctgcagcagtgtagagcatgtagggatgaagcggcgataaaaattgacgagtccgagaaaacgtcgcagaatACGTATGGACGTGGCAGGCGGGTAGTCGATGATAGCTTGAatcttgtcaggtagaggagtgatgccatctttagtgatctgatgtccgaggaatgctatctccgagactcgaAACTGTGCACCTCTGAAAGGTGCACAgctgaaaggtgcacagaaaGGTGCACCTCTGAAAGAAAAGCAGATTTCGGCACTTCAGACGTCTCTACGGACACAATTCTTAATACGCGACACATGCACGGAAAAATTGTTTCGCCTCCTTTTGTCTGCGCGCGAGTCAGAATCCGAGGACCGCACTCGCCAAGTGTTCTCGCCCAGTTGTTTCGTAATAATAAAGGGCACTTCAAACTTCGCGCATAGTTTCTTCGCAGGGGACGGTGTACCTCGTTGCACCCACACCTCATCGCCGATACGGTATGGCGGTGCCCGACGGTGGCGGCGGTCGTAATGTCGCTTTTGCTCCTGTTGGACATGCATTATCTTCTTGCGCGCCTCGGTTCGTATTTTGCGGCAAAGTGTCCATCGTGCAGCAGAACGTCCAGGTTGTACAGGCTTGTCCAAGGAGAGTGTAGCGCGAAGTTTTGGTAGTTGACCGTAGACAATTTCGTAGGGAGAGGTTCCGGCTGAACTTTGCAACGCCGTGTTAACGGCGTATGCAGCTGCTTTGAGATGCTCGTCCCAGTCGGCCTTACCGGGCTTGTTGCTCGTACAATACGGTGCCAGTCGAGCTTGTAGCGTCTGGTTCGACCTCTCTGTCAGGCCGTTCGCTTGTGGATGGTTGGCTGCCGCGAAATGATGCTCAACCCCCGCTTGCCGAGGGTAGGTACGGAGCTCACGACTGCGGAAAGTGGTCGACCTGTCGGAGATGAGTTTCTTAGGGAGGCCGTGTCTCCATTCGAAGTGGTCCCGCACGGCAGCGACCTCATAAACCTTGACAAGtagtccacagcgactatgatatATCTGTTGCCTGCTGCCGATGTTGGAAAAGGCCCGATGTGGTGTATTCCCACAGTGTGAAAAATTGTCTCCGGATGCGTAATAGGTGTTAGTAATCCAGGTTGACAGCCCGGACGCCGTTTGTGTTGTTAACAGACTTTACAGCTTGCAACGTACGAGCGCACGCTCCTGTCCATTCTCGGCCACCAAAAGCGCTCTTGTGCTTTGCGCAATGTTGCTCTGTAGCCTATGTGGCCTCCTTCGGGTATGTCGTGGATGGCACGCAGAATACTCGAACGTAAGGAGGTAGGAATGACCAAAAGGTGGCGTTCGTCTTCCTTCTTGACCCAACGACGACGATACAGCGTGCCGTCGCGTAAAGCAAATTTGGCGTTGCGTCCCGTGTCTGATAGGGAATTCATAATGGTGTCTAAATCTTTGTCGATGCGTTGGGTATTCGAAACTTCTTCCTGGGAGAACATGATCCAGTCTTCGCGGTTTTGCAGGGAGCGTTCCTCGGTTGGGTTTCGCGATAAGGCATCCGCAACCTGGTTTTGTGCTCCTGCGCGGTAACTGATGTTGTAAGTGTAATCTTGCAGCCGAACTATCCACCGCGCAAACTTGTGTTTGACGTGCTGTTTAGCGAACATCCACGCCACAGCGGAGTTATCCGTTACAATAGTGAATTGTCGGCCAAACAGCTAGTGCCGGAACTTCTCGTCAACGCTCCAGACGACAGCCAGGCACTCTAGTTCATTGGAGTGGTAATGGCGCTCCGCGTCAGACAGtttgcggctggcgtaggcgacgacgtgctCACTTCCGTGCGGGTCACGCTGTATGAGAACGGCCCCTATACCAGTTTGACTTGTAtcggtgtgtacctctgtagtctATTCTTCATTGAAGTGGCACAGAACAGGGCTATGGGTCAATTGATGTTTAAGGGTCCGGAAGGCGTCGTCTTGCCATGGTCCCCACTGAATTTGTGTTCCCTTCCTTAACAGGTCCGTGAGCGGTGCAGCTGTTGACGCAAAGTTGGGGACAAACTTGCGCAAGTACGACGCGATTCCCAGGAATACCTGCAGCTGTTTAATACAGGTTGGCACGGGATAGTTGGTCACAGCTTGATTTTTTTCAGAAAGGGGCTGCACGCCGTCCTGAGATATGGTATACCCGAGATAGGATATTGTCGTCATGCCACACTGACATTTCTCCCGGTTAAAGCGGAATCCAGCGTCATGCAGCCTCTTCAGAACTTCGTCGAGATTTCGTAGATGCTCTTCTTCAGTTACACCGATAACaaggatgtcgtcgaggtacacaACGCAGGCTTGGTCTTTCAGCGAACCCAGTACTGTATTCATGGCCCGCTGGAACGTGCTTGGGGCGGTTCGCAAGCCGAAAGGCATacggttaaactcgtacaagccagaAGGCCTACGGAAAGCCGTCTTGCACTTATCCTCTTCGGCGACGttgatttgccaataccccgctTTCAAATCCAGAGATGAAAAGAATCTTGAATTTCGTATGGTGTCAATAGCGTtgtcaatacgcggcagcgggtATGAGTCGGGTATGGTGTGCTTATTTAGCTCCCTATTGTCCACGCAGAATCGTAGGCTACCGTTCTTTTTGCGGACTAAAACGACAGGCGCAGCCCATGGACTAGAAGACGGCCTGATTACATTAGCGGCTAGCATTTCTTCTATTTGTTCGGCAATCACGGCCCACTCTCTTTCTGCATATCGCCGTAACGGCACAGACACCGGCGGATGATTGTCAGTCGGTATACGATGTTCTAGTAAGCTAGTGCCAGGGAGCTGCGCAGTACTATCGGCAAAAAGTGATGTGTGCCTTTCGAGCATGGCTGAGATTGAGTGCAACGTTGCTGGCTCACCTTGGGAGCTTTTATCCGGAGAAGTACTCGGGGTCAATCCAcggatatagacgccgtcgccaTCTATGGTGAGCTGCACTTGACCTGGCATGATGTAGTCCGCTCCCAGAACCATGTCAGCGGGTaggtcctcgaagacgggaacggcggaaagtaacttgctcccggcttcggtgTGTAGCTGCAGGTCCACCGCACCTACGCTGCCGCCGAGGCCCCGTAGGGGCGGCTCGGTCCAAGGCTGGAGGGTGACTGGGGCGTGTCGGCGAAGCAGCGCCGTTCGCTGGGCTCCAGTATCCACGAGTGCCATGAGGTCACCGATGCCGTCGACGCGGACCCGAACAGTTGGAAGTGGCCGCGCTTGGAACTGGATGGCTTCGCGTGGCGTTTGTGGGCAGTCCTTGTATCCATGCCCCAAGCGCCCGCAGGAAAAGCATCCGTGCCGCGTGGTAGCGGGTTCCTGTGGGGAGTCTGCAGGAGCACTGCGTCTTGCAGTTTCCTGCAACACTGCTGCCTGTCGGATAAAAGCATCGATGCTTTGATGGACTGTCTGCACAGACAGTATGGCCGCATACGTCGAATCGTATATGCCATCGATGACATACTGTCTGGCTGCCGGAGAGGGCCAGGCAATATCGCAAGCTTGCAGGAGGCATAATTTGTCGCAGATGTATGC
Protein-coding regions in this window:
- the LOC125756450 gene encoding uncharacterized protein LOC125756450; protein product: MAGHEHYKSSIRSLAFRRTSEEPGEPGGNPDLERSSGPTRREERTGGPGLDPLPAQHIGPTPGRRRPPGEELVSVNRLFLPASPGPVADACGRPPRALVLVTTTAAWTCLDPRLLGPPRTWTCYPGEDAWPSDKDAWSPTGPGPAGTLSERAPTTTAPWTSSPPSGSTTCGLPGSPCAPTPPAGVFLLLFCLGRDFDTGFLFASHPGAFPATYLGTRHPEDLSPRSGGAALHPTWLQHVSRSPPAPPAIHAWPPPPRPPTRPPLGTVVSGVRRRSRRPADLSTTSAGTTYRTRRQPPQDDFRRLHHHPDLLTSHHLHPAEPQPLTAHRLVIMSPKTCSHHRRWGTPRQRAQPHPSRTPPEAQAHRVPAWGCLERVERLHLLHPTALRAPTPRVPFSWTRPTTPLRRPPPIPIMTPPSRQTTRLFSPTKLAYYAVSFANLRQRIPGTSARRLGRRRFPWLRRLSTFHRLRPIVRDVSSTRTMQLTFSAYTDATVAEPYVSSSMAPRTNAPSPSPSSKITGDPQWAARAADTSLLFRRAPALGEVDMSPFTPDEVLTRLRKSENTAPGGDRLTYHHWKTVDPEALFLTALFNACVHHRRTPDSWRTSRTVLIHKKGDPQVPSNWRPIALGSTASKLYAKCLAARLQDWILRHNVLSRCQKGFLPYDGVFELNYILQRRLDAARGGGPDLCAAMLDFTNAYGSVTHPALLAALRGAGAGDLFTALIGDLYTGNRTCVIAAEGVSEPIPILAGLRQGCPLSGLLFNLVVDPIIRDVQGDDTEHNVLAYADDLTPLATSPEDLQRRIDRIEALATDLGLALNPAKCSSMHLSGATPVGMRPTVFLVSGTPIAVVRDFAAQRFLGRPVGFRVIPSTGPAIDSAIATAQKIMASMLAPWQRLDALRTFVFPALNFPMRCGVHSKTDWQRLDDAIRPLVKRTLYLPSNASNHYVYGSARAGAAAIPLAAELSDACRIDNAYKLLTTADLELRDQAHTDAYSVASARLGWEVTRAELETFLAGETEGVFRAPATQLRSVWTEARKASRRLHVTWSLDPADTRISFGDTTITPAHRCRVMRSLHEYQASDRDTALHDQPNQGKVMACVAADRASAHFFRTGAFTRFSDWRFIHRARLNLLPLNGARMWGTADRDQRCRTCGYARETLPHVLCHCMTRSAAYTARHNTIVARIRSAASTKFTVAFENRPVGDTALRPDLVLVSGEEALVLDVANEKLAKYQPVATYLRRRYQRVSIHAVLVGALGSWDPENDRVLRRFCSRPYLRLFKKLCVSDVIAASRGIYHDHVGAGRPPGV